The Rickettsia endosymbiont of Gonocerus acuteangulatus nucleotide sequence AGAAAGACTATTACTATGGATAATGGCAAAGAGTTTGTGGGACATGTTGCCTATAGACTATCTGGGTTTCAAACTTTCTTTTGTGATCCATACCGCCCTAGACAAAAAGCATTAGTGGAAAAAATGAATTCTATGATTCATAGAATTTTACCTAAAAATACAGATATTACTACCGTTACACAAAGAGGTCTTGACAATGTTGCTGAGATTTTAAATAACATGCCAAGAAAGATTTTTGGTTATAAAACCCCCAAT carries:
- a CDS encoding IS30 family transposase, whose protein sequence is MLNNSKRATTVTNGFLRKIKTLPNSVRKTITMDNGKEFVGHVAYRLSGFQTFFCDPYRPRQKALVEKMNSMIHRILPKNTDITTVTQRGLDNVAEILNNMPRKIFGYKTPNEIWGSVQISVGISQRLYKNII